A single region of the Biomphalaria glabrata chromosome 15, xgBioGlab47.1, whole genome shotgun sequence genome encodes:
- the LOC106069542 gene encoding translationally-controlled tumor protein homolog has translation MRVYKCIVTGDELFTDTYPIETVGALYKIKGKYVTRSDKVDDSLLGANPSAEEQDEGTDESSTSGINVVLDNRLQPTSFGTKKEYMAYFKDFVKRMEEFVKSKNPSVDLDAWRSGVQNAFKEIASNLKDYEFYTGESSNPDGNIALIKWEAPPGETDEVPYAYFFVDGVKEEKV, from the exons ATGAGGGTCTACAAGTGTATCGTAACAG GTGATGAACTATTCACAGATACTTACCCAATAGAAACAGTAGGTGCACTATACAAGATCAAAGGAAAA TATGTGACCAGATCAGACAAAGTGGATGATTCTTTGCTTGGTGCTAATCCCAGTGCTGAAGAGCAAGATGAGGGCACAGATGAATCATCAACATCTGGAATCAATGTTGTACTTGACAATAGGCTTCAACCCACTAGTTTTGGAACTAAGAAAGAGTATATGGCCTACTTTAAGGACTTTGTCAAGAG AATGGAAGAGTTTGTTAAATCCAAAAATCCTAGTGTTGATCTTGATGCTTGGAGATCAGGAGTACAAAATGCTTTCAAAGAAATAGCCTCAAACTTGAAAGACTATGAATTTtatacag gagAATCCTCAAATCCTGATGGAAATATTGCCTTAATTAAATGGGAAGCTCCACCAGGTGAAACAGATGAAGTTCCTTATGCTTACTTCTTTGTTGACGGTGTCAAAGAGGAAAAAGTG taA
- the LOC106069541 gene encoding presenilins-associated rhomboid-like protein, mitochondrial — translation MALPYSCCRLLTFHQSLNSLRFAKNSLYHPLQQNVRHSGFLSVSSVFRLQFDSQGHKLFYRLCRRGFKTKQMSQEAEIHGNEPSLFKHFLFTIGVCGCSFSGAMIWNYEKMRKVFQDLQNGTKKDSIFEKKQKKAFGFRDHANSFWEKLSGGQKMVVGIIAANLGVFLMWRVAALQPMMLRYFTTSITHPLPSMLLSSFSHVSFWHLFVNMYVLWSFASVTVNMFGFEQFAAFYVSAGTISSFTSMACSKLLRRPYIVSVGASGAIMALLGAVCSSFPNAQLGIAFISEIFPHSFSADSGMKAIIAFDLLGLILGWRFLDHAGHLGGIFFGILYAKYGNQYVWGKRETIMKWWHNLRGKP, via the exons ATGGCGCTGCCCTACAGTTGTTGTCGGCTGTTAACGTTTCATCAATCACTAAACAGTCTTAG ATTTGCTAAGAACAGTTTGTACCATCCTCTTCAACAGAATGTTAGACATTCTGGATTTTTATCAGTCTCGTCAGTCTTTCGGTTACAGTTTGACTCACAGGGCCACAAATTGTTTTACAGACTTTGTCGAAGAGGTTTCAAAACAAAGCAGATGTCTCAAGAAGCAGAAATTCATGGAAATGAACCAtctctttttaaacattttttgtttacaattggg GTTTGTGGTTGCAGTTTTTCTGGTGCCATGATTTGGAATTATGAAAAAATGAGGAAAGTTTTTCAAGATTTACAAAATGgaacaaaaaaagattctatCTTTGAGAAAAAACAGAAGAAAGCTTTTGGATTCAGAGATCAT gCTAACTCTTTTTGGGAAAAATTGTCAGGAGGTCAGAAGATGGTTGTTGGTATTATAGCAGCAAATCTTGGTGTTTTTCTCATGTGGCGAGTTGCTGCATTGCAACCAATGATGCTTCGGTACTTTACAACTTCTATAA CCCATCCACTGCCATCAATGTTGTTGAGCTCATTCAGCCATGTTAGTTTCTGGCACCTCTTTGTTAACATGTATGTGTTGTGGTCATTTGCATCAGTGACGGTCAATATGTTTGGTTTTGAACAGTTTGCAGCCTTTTACGTTAGTGCAG gaaCAATCTCGTCTTTCACTAGTATGGCATGCAGTAAATTACTTCGACGCCCATATATTGTATCAGTGGGTGCG TCAGGAGCAATAATGGCTTTGCTGGGTGCAGTTTGTTCATCATTCCCTAACGCACAGCTGGGAATCGCCTTTATATCTGAGATTTTTCCACATTCTTTCTCAGCTGATTCA GGAATGAAAGCCATTATAGCCTTTGACCTGCTGGGCTTAATTCTAGGATGGAGATTTCTAGACCATGCTGGACATttaggggggattttttttggCAT CTTATATGCTAAATATGGCAATCAGTATGTGTGGGGCAAAAGGGAAACCATAATGAAATGGTGGCATAATTTGAGAGGCAAGCCTTAG